The proteins below are encoded in one region of Bacteroidota bacterium:
- a CDS encoding T9SS type A sorting domain-containing protein, producing the protein MIQKFTKNLFVASMVLMLLCVNLFSFGAGKMKDIELDPGKGDNVGNQIKVYPTIAQDLVTVHFFFETEGMVSMQVYDMTGRVVDGVQGYVTKARTHETTIDASVLDNGTYFVKLTSANGATLTSKVIVRH; encoded by the coding sequence ATGATTCAAAAATTTACTAAAAATCTGTTTGTGGCTTCCATGGTGCTGATGCTGCTTTGCGTCAATTTGTTCTCTTTTGGCGCCGGAAAAATGAAGGACATCGAGCTTGATCCGGGCAAAGGCGACAACGTCGGCAATCAGATCAAGGTTTATCCAACCATTGCACAGGACTTGGTGACGGTTCATTTCTTCTTTGAAACCGAAGGAATGGTCTCGATGCAGGTATATGACATGACCGGTCGTGTTGTGGACGGCGTCCAAGGCTATGTCACAAAAGCACGCACCCACGAAACCACCATCGATGCGAGCGTTTTGGACAACGGAACGTATTTCGTGAAGCTCACAAGTGCCAATGGCGCCACGTTGACCAGCAAAGTGATCGTTCGTCACTAA
- a CDS encoding ABC transporter permease — protein MTNFFKDTWLLFMRHLKKTLREPMWLFIGMLQPVLYLLLYMPLLKNMPGENGQSQTMVETVRSFTPGMLIIMGMGGLFAGFSFIDEIRTGIIARWLVTPASRLSIILSLVGNQLVTLILQCVLLITVAFFFGLDVSLGGLALTMVMVLMIGMCMSAASYAISLTIQDEGALASITNTFYLPVTLLSGILIPINDQAPQWLQTAASFNPFYYVVEGSRALFEAHPEDPMVWKGFVIMVAFTALMLWLAMRALSKMRA, from the coding sequence ATGACCAACTTCTTCAAAGACACGTGGTTGCTGTTTATGCGGCACTTGAAAAAGACCCTTCGGGAACCCATGTGGTTGTTTATCGGGATGTTGCAGCCGGTTTTGTACCTGCTGCTGTACATGCCGCTCCTCAAAAACATGCCCGGCGAAAATGGCCAATCCCAAACGATGGTGGAAACTGTGCGCAGCTTCACGCCGGGGATGCTCATCATCATGGGCATGGGGGGATTGTTTGCCGGATTCAGCTTCATCGATGAAATCCGTACGGGTATCATCGCACGGTGGTTGGTCACGCCCGCCTCGCGTCTGAGTATCATCTTGAGTTTGGTCGGCAATCAGTTGGTCACATTGATTTTGCAATGTGTGCTGTTGATCACGGTCGCCTTTTTCTTCGGTTTGGACGTCTCCCTTGGCGGATTGGCTTTGACAATGGTAATGGTGCTGATGATCGGCATGTGCATGTCGGCCGCATCTTATGCAATCTCGTTGACGATACAGGACGAAGGCGCCTTGGCGTCGATTACGAACACCTTTTATTTGCCTGTGACATTGCTTTCGGGGATTCTCATTCCGATCAACGACCAAGCACCGCAATGGCTGCAAACAGCGGCAAGCTTCAATCCCTTTTATTATGTGGTGGAAGGTTCGCGGGCGCTGTTTGAGGCACATCCGGAGGATCCGATGGTGTGGAAGGGATTTGTCATCATGGTTGCCTTTACCGCCTTGATGCTTTGGCTTGCGATGCGGGCTTTGAGTAAAATGCGGGCATAA
- a CDS encoding response regulator transcription factor — protein sequence MITCIIIDDETKCVHTLELIIQRHCPELQLLASCDSAESGLEAIRTHRPQVVFLDIEMPKMNGFDMLDKVGKIDFHVVFTTAYSQFAIKAFQYSALNYLLKPIDPDDLIDTVSRIQNLQRPPQQEQIDILLETLRRPEPKMQRIALSTHDGLIFVQTTDIMYCQSENNYTWVYLTKGGKHLLAKTLKEFEETLPALDFYRIHNSYLVNLNEIQRFVREDGGYVIMNNGTQITIARARREQFFSLFDKF from the coding sequence ATGATTACCTGCATTATCATCGACGACGAAACGAAATGCGTTCATACGCTGGAACTTATCATTCAACGCCATTGCCCTGAATTGCAGTTGCTTGCCAGTTGCGACAGTGCCGAATCCGGACTCGAAGCGATACGGACTCACCGTCCGCAGGTGGTGTTTCTTGACATCGAAATGCCCAAAATGAATGGCTTTGACATGCTCGACAAGGTGGGCAAAATTGATTTCCATGTGGTGTTTACCACGGCCTACAGTCAGTTTGCCATCAAGGCCTTTCAATACAGTGCCCTTAACTACCTTTTGAAACCGATCGATCCTGACGATTTGATCGATACCGTCAGCCGCATTCAAAACCTTCAGCGTCCACCACAACAGGAACAGATTGACATTTTGCTCGAAACACTTCGCCGACCTGAACCCAAGATGCAGCGCATTGCCTTGAGCACGCACGACGGACTGATTTTTGTGCAAACGACCGACATCATGTATTGCCAAAGCGAAAACAACTACACTTGGGTTTACCTGACCAAGGGCGGAAAACACCTCCTGGCAAAAACACTGAAGGAATTCGAAGAAACTTTGCCCGCGCTGGATTTTTATAGAATTCACAACAGCTATCTGGTGAATCTCAATGAAATTCAGCGTTTTGTGCGTGAGGATGGTGGTTATGTCATCATGAACAATGGCACCCAAATCACGATCGCGCGCGCAAGGCGGGAACAATTTTTCTCGTTGTTTGACAAGTTTTGA